The following proteins are encoded in a genomic region of Cricetulus griseus strain 17A/GY chromosome 7, alternate assembly CriGri-PICRH-1.0, whole genome shotgun sequence:
- the Lrrc8d gene encoding volume-regulated anion channel subunit LRRC8D, translating into MFTLAEVASLNDIQPTYRILKPWWDVFMDYLAVIMLMVAIFAGTMQLTKDQVVCLPVLPSPANPKAPGNAGVTTEVLKMETATHQDQNGQTTNDISFGTSAVTPDLPLQATHPHTEPTFPNQEAKKDKRDPIGRKTNLDFQQYVFINQMCYHLALPWYSKYFPYLALIHTIILMVSSNFWFKYPKTCSKVEHFVSILGKCFESPWTTKALSETACEDSEENKQRITGTQTLPKHVSTSSDEGSPSASTPMINKTGLKFSAEKPVIEVPSMTILDKKDGEQAKALFEKVRKFRAHVEDSDLIYKLYVVQTLIKTAKFIFILCYTANFVNAISFEHVCKPKVEHLTGYEVFECTHNMAYMLKKLLISYISIICVYGFICLYTLFWLFRIPLKEYSFEKVREESSFSDIPDVKNDFAFLLHMVDQYDQLYSKRFGVFLSEVSENKLREISLNHEWTFEKLRQHVSRNAQDKQELHLFMLSGVPDAVFDLTDLDVLKLELIPEAKIPAKISQMTNLQELHLCHCPAKVEQTAFSFLRDHLRCLHVKFTDVAEIPAWVYLLKNLRELYLIGNLNSENNKMIGLESLRELRHLKILHVKSNLTKVPSNITDVAPHLTKLIIHNDGTKLLVLNSLKKMMNVAELELQNCELERIPHAIFSLSNLQELDLKSNNIRTIEEIISFQHLKRLTCLKLWHNKIVTIPPSITHVKNLESLYFSNNKLESLPVAVFSLQKLRCLDVSYNNISTIPIEIGLLQNLQHLHITGNKVDVLPKQLFKCVKLRTLNLGQNCITSLPEKIGQLSQLTQLELKGNCLDRLPAQLGQCRMLKKSGLVVEDQLFETLPLEVREALNQDVNVPFVNGI; encoded by the coding sequence ATGTTTACCCTCGCAGAAGTTGCTTCACTTAATGACATTCAGCCAACTTACCGAATCCTGAAACCATGGTGGGATGTGTTTATGGATTACTTGGCGGTTATTATGCTGATGGTAGCCATCTTTGCAGGGACCATGCAACTTACCAAAGATCAGGTGGTCTGTTTGCCAGTGTTGCCATCACCTGCAAATCCAAAGGCACCGGGAAATGCTGGCGTCACCACCGAAGTCCTGAAGATGGAAACAGCCACGCATCAGGACCAAAATGGGCAGACGACAAATGACATTTCCTTTGGCACATCTGCTGTGACACCTGACTTACCTCTCCAAGCCACTCATCCTCACACAGAGCCCACCTTTCCAAATCAGGAGGCAAAGAAGGACAAGAGAGACCCAATAGGCCGAAAAACCAACTTGGATTTTCAGCAATATGTATTTATCAATCAGATGTGTTACCATCTGGCCCTTCCTTGGTATTCTAAGTACTTTCCGTACCTTGCTCTTATACACACCATCATCCTTATGGTCAGTAGCAACTTTTGGTTCAAATATCCTAAAACCTGCTCCAAAGTTGAGCACTTTGTTTCAATATTGGGAAAGTGCTTTGAGTCTCCTTGGACGACTAAAGCATTGTCCGAGACAGCCTGTGAAGACTCTGAGGAAAACAAGCAGAGAATAACAGGTACCCAGACCCTACCAAAGCACGTGTCCACCAGCAGTGACGAGGGGAGCCCCAGTGCCAGCACCCCCATGATCAACAAAACTGGCCTCAAGTTCTCGGCTGAGAAACCGGTGATCGAAGTCCCCAGCATGACGATCCTGGACAAGAAGGATGGGGAGCAGGCCAAAGCCCTGTTTGAGAAAGTGAGGAAATTCCGTGCCCATGTAGAAGACAGTGACTTGATCTATAAGCTCTATGTGGTCCAGACACTTATCAAAACTGCCAAGTTCATCTTTATTCTCTGCTACACTGCAAATTTCGTCAACGCCATCAGCTTTGAGCATGTCTGCAAGCCAAAAGTTGAGCACCTGACGGGGTACGAGGTGTTTGAGTGCACACACAACATGGCCTACATGTTGAAGAAACTTCTCATCAGCTACATTTCCATCATCTGTGTCTATGGCTTTATCTGCCTCTACACTCTCTTCTGGCTATTCAGGATCCCTCTGAAGGAATATTCTTTCGAAAAAGTCCGGGAAGAAAGTAGCTTCAGTGACATCCCAGACGTCAAGAACGACTTTGCATTCCTTCTGCACATGGTCGACCAGTACGACCAACTCTACTCCAAGCGCTTTGGTGTGTTCTTATCAGAGGTCAGTGAAAACAAACTGAGGGAGATTAGTTTGAACCATGAATGGACTTTTGAGAAACTCAGGCAGCACGTGTCTCGCAATGCCCAGGACAAGCAGGAACTGCACCTGTTCATGTTATCAGGGGTGCCTGATGCTGTCTTTGACCTCACAGACCTGGATGTGCTAAAACTCGAACTGATTCCAGAAGCAAAAATTCCCGCCAAGATCTCTCAGATGACTAACCTCCAGGAGCTCCACCTCTGCCACTGCCCGGCAAAGGTCGAACAGACTGCTTTTAGCTTTCTTCGAGATCACTTGAGATGCCTTCATGTGAAGTTCACTGATGTGGCTGAGATTCCTGCCTGGGTGTATTTGCTCAAAAACCTTCGGGAGTTGTATTTAATAGGCAATTTGAACTCAGAAAACAATAAGATGATTGGACTTGAGTCCCTGCGGGAGTTGCGGCACCTTAAGATCCTCCACGTGAAAAGCAATCTGACCAAAGTGCCCTCCAACATCACAGATGTGGCTCCACACCTCACAAAGCTCATCATTCACAATGACGGCACCAAGCTCTTGGTACTCAACAGCCTGAAGAAGATGATGAATGTGGCTGAGCTAGAACTGCAGAACTGTGAGCTAGAGAGAATACCACATGCTATTTTCAGCCTCTCGAACTTACAGGAACTGGACTTAAAGTCAAATAACATTCGCACAATCGAGGAGATCATCAGCTTCCAACATTTGAAACGACTGACTTGCTTAAAACTGTGGCACAATAAGATTGTGACCATACCACCCTCCATCACCCACGTCAAGAACCTAGAGTCTCTTTACTTCTCCAACAACAAGCTCGAGTCCTTGCCAGTGGCGGTGTTTAGCTTACAGAAGCTCAGATGCTTGGATGTCAGCTACAACAACATTTCTACCATACCCATAGAGATAGGCTTGCTTCAGAACCTGCAACACTTGCACATCACTGGGAACAAAGTGGACGTTCTGCCAAAACAGTTGTTTAAGTGCGTGAAGTTGAGGACTTTGAACCTGGGGCAGAACTGTATCACCTCCCTCCCGGAGAAAATCGGTCAGCTCTCCCAACTCACCCAGCTGGAGCTGAAGGGGAACTGCCTAGACCGCCTGCCAGCCCAGCTGGGCCAATGTAGAATGCTCAAGAAAAGCGGGCTTGTTGTGGAAGACCAACTGTTTGAAACGCTGCCCCTGGAAGTCAGAGAGGCGTTGAATCAAGACGTCAATGTCCCCTTTGTGAATGGGATTTAA